From a region of the Triticum aestivum cultivar Chinese Spring chromosome 7D, IWGSC CS RefSeq v2.1, whole genome shotgun sequence genome:
- the LOC123165538 gene encoding L-type lectin-domain containing receptor kinase SIT2-like, whose translation MTCLEPYAIGEDGFRYGDGIPLGMLRLDGVASITSGALMLTNSDPQRSGRAFSRRSFGYITSFSTTFVFLIIPPDSKDGVSAHGLAFALSSTVGFVFDAHPGPYLGLTNMKSRGNGTNQLFAVELDTIKNPQFSDIDENHVGIDVNSMVSINSHTAGYYASNGMFSPLKLASGQPMQVWVDYDGTSHNLSVSLAPYLEHKPQRPLLSSTVNLTSVLANNSFYVGFSSSTGLLKSRHYIIGWSFNTTGKAQPLNYTSLSQVIEDVRPKPQTRSHIPRAIIVLVVTISTVIVLLICAVLYALRKKARNNFEWEIEDWEKVVIHRDIKTSNVLLDGEMNARLGDFGLARLHNHENGTGAHVTNIAGTRGYIAPELAMLGRATKATDVFAFGVFMLEVACGRHPIGVSYSGEQLLLKDCVRHAWERDAILATVDPRLEDYITEEVELVLKLGLLCSHSISSARPSMRLIMQYLGKDALLPDFPPSFPGRDEGFDQYISSSNSVATTMTYLSGGR comes from the exons ATGACGTGCCTCGAG CCCTATGCCATTGGTGAAGATGGCTTTAGATACGGTGATGGCATCCCTTTGGGCATGCTCCGGCTTGATGGTGTGGCTTCTATCACAAGCGGAGCACTTATGCTGACCAACAGCGATCCTCAGAGGAGTGGACGGGCTTTCTCTAGGCGCTCATTTGGCTATATTACCTCTTTCTCGACAACCTTTGTGTTCCTCATCATCCCTCCGGATAGCAAGGATGGGGTGAGTGCGCATGGGCTTGCCTTTGCACTTTCATCCACGGTGGGATTTGTGTTCGACGCCCACCCGGGTCCGTACTTGGGCCTGACCAACATGAAGAGCCGTGGTAATGGCACAAATCAACTATTTGCTGTTGAGCTTGATACCATCAAGAATCCCCAATTTTCTGATATTGATGAAAACCATGTTGGGATTGATGTAAACAGCATGGTGTCTATCAATTCCCACACAGCTGGTTACTACGCATCAAATGGTATGTTCTCTCCCTTGAAGCTTGCTAGTGGTCAACCAATGCAAGTATGGGTGGATTATGATGGCACCTCACACAACCTTAGTGTCAGCTTAGCACCTTATTTAGAGCATAAGCCTCAACGTCCACTACTATCAAGCACTGTCAATCTTACATCTGTGTTGGCAAACAACTCATTCTATGTTGGGTTTTCATCTTCAACCGGCCTCCTTAAGTCTAGGCACTACATTATTGGTTGGAGTTTCAATACAACTGGGAAGGCTCAACCACTGAACTACACATCTTTGTCTCAAGTTATAGAAGATGTTAGGCCGAAACCACAGACTCGCTCGCATATCCCTAGGGCCATTATTGTACTGGTTGTCACAATATCAACAGTGATTGTGCTTCTTATTTGTGCTGTTCTTTATGCTCTTAGAAAGAAGGCAAGGAATAATTTTGAGTGGGAAATCGAG GATTGGGAGAAAGTTGTCATCCATCGAGACATCAAGACAAGCAACGTGCTACTCGACGGCGAAATGAATGCAAGACTTGGTGATTTCGGCCTTGCAAGGTTGCACAACCACGAAAATGGAACAGGAGCCCACGTCACAAACATTGCCGGCACACGAGGGtacattgctcctgagctggccaTGCTTGGGAGGGCAACCAAGGCGACTGATGTGTTTGCGTTTGGTGTGTTCATGTTGGAGGTTGCTTGCGGGAGGCATCCGATAGGAGTGAGCTATTCTGGTGAGCAGCTGTTACTAAAAGATTGTGTGCGCCATGCATGGGAACGCGATGCAATCCTTGCAACAGTAGACCCAAGACTGGAAGATTATATAACGGAGGAGGTGGAGTTAGTATTAAAGCTTGGCCTTCTATGCTCACACTCGATATCAAGTGCTAGGCCAAGCATGCGCCTAATTATGCAATACCTTGGAAAGGATGCGCTGCTCCCAGATTTCCCACCGAGTTTTCCAGGAAGAGATGAAGGCTTTGATCAATATATCAGTTCATCCAACTCTGTAGCCACGACCATGACTTATCTTTCAGGAGGAAGATGA